In Trueperaceae bacterium, the sequence CACCAGGGACACGCCCGCCAGGGCCGCCAGGGCGGCGCTCAGCACCACGCCGCCCAGCATCTGCTTGCGCGTCACCCGGCCGCTCTGCACGGCGCGGCGCGGGCCGACGCGCTCCTGGCCGTCCGCGCCGTGGACGCTGTCGCCGTAGTCGTTAGCGAGGTTGGAGAGCACCTGTAGGAGCACGGCCGTCGCCAGCGTGAGGGTGGCGGTGCCCCAGCGCACACCGCCGTCGGCGCCCGCCAGCATGACCCCCAGCGCCACGCCGGCCACGGCCAGCACGAGCGTGCGCGGCCTGACGGCCTCGAACCAGAGGGCGAGCGCGCTCACCGCGCGCCCTGCCAGCGCGTGGCGCGCGCCTCGAGCCAGCTGATGATGCCGAAGAGGGCGCTCCCCAGGACCGCGATCGCCAGCACGCCCGCGTACACCTTGGGGTAGGCGAAGCGGTTCCACTGGTCCACCACGATGTAGTACCCGAGCCCCACGTTGTTGCCTATCGCCTCTGCGATGAACAGCACGGCGATGCTCGTGCCGACGCTCACCTTGAGCGCGGTGAGCACCGCCGCGGCGCTCAAGGGCGCGTACAGGTAGCGGAGGCGGTGACGGCGCCCGCCGCCCAGGGCGGCCATGGAGTCGAGGGTGGCGGCGGGCACGCGCGCGAGCGCGTCGCGCACGATCACGTAGACCTGGAAGAAGACGATGAGCGAGATCAGGAAGACGATCGACGGGTCGCCCAACCCGAGCAGGAACACGATGATGGGCAGGAACACGATCTTGGGGGTGGGGTAGAGGAAGTAGACGAGCGGCGACAGGAACGAGTCCACGAGCCTGCTCTCGGCGGCCAGCACGG encodes:
- a CDS encoding ABC transporter permease subunit, coding for MRRPAVDPRVALAVDLALLVFVWHLAATSLDRSFLPTPWTVLVTFVSEVQGPLLTHGWASLRRVLLSVLAGSAAAAPLAVLAAESRLVDSFLSPLVYFLYPTPKIVFLPIIVFLLGLGDPSIVFLISLIVFFQVYVIVRDALARVPAATLDSMAALGGGRRHRLRYLYAPLSAAAVLTALKVSVGTSIAVLFIAEAIGNNVGLGYYIVVDQWNRFAYPKVYAGVLAIAVLGSALFGIISWLEARATRWQGAR